One Chionomys nivalis chromosome 4, mChiNiv1.1, whole genome shotgun sequence genomic region harbors:
- the Usp19 gene encoding ubiquitin carboxyl-terminal hydrolase 19 isoform X3 produces the protein MSGGASATGPRRGPPGLEETTSKKKQKDRANQESKDGDPRRVSTPRKEQTNEELLLDWRQSADEVIVKLRVGAGPLRLEEVDAAFTDTDCVVRLPDGRQWGGVFFAEIQSSCTKVQVRKGGLLQLALPKKVPLLTWPSLLKKPLGTQELVPGLRCQENGQELSPIALEPGSEPRRAKQEARNQKRAQGRGEVGSGTGSGAQAGPSAKRAVHLRRGPEGEGSRDSPGPQGDAPPFLSSDPATQVEVEEQLHVPPLNPQTSLLGPEKNLGLLTREKTVSPRNDPVSPVMVRSRDPEKDDHVKEEMAVGADSAALVDDPESMVNLAFVKNDSYEKGPDSVVVHVYVKEICRDTSRVLFREQDFTLIFQTRDGNFLRLHPGCGPHTIFRWQVKLRNLIEPEQCTFCFTASRIDICLRKRQSQRWGGLEAPAARVGGAKVAVPTGPTPLDSTPPGGAPHSLTGQEEARAVEKEKPKARSENTGLDGVVARTPLEHVAPKPEPHLTSPKPTCMVPPMPHSPVSGDSVEEEEEEEKKVCPPGFTGLVNLGNTCFMNSVIQSLSNTRELRDFFHDRSFEAEINYNNPLGTGGRLAIGFAVLLRALWKGTHQAFQPSKLKAIVASKASQFTGYAQHDAQEFMAFLLDGLHEDLNRIQNKPYTETVDSDGRPDEVVAEEAWQRHKMRNDSFIVDLFQGQYKSKLVCPVCAKVSITFDPFLYLPVPLPQKQKVLPIFYFAREPHSKPIKFLVSVSKENSSASEVLDSLSQSVHVKPENLRLAEVIKNRFHRVFLPSHSLDSVSPTDVLLCFELLSSELAKERVVVLEVQQRPQVPSIPISKCAACQRKQQSEDEKLKRCTRCYRVGYCNQFCQKTHWPDHKGLCRPENIGYPFLVSVPASRLTYARLAQLLEGYARYSVSVFQPPFQPGRMALESQSPGCTTLLSASSLEAGDSEREPIQPSELQLVTPVAEGDTGAPRVWAPSDRCPVASSSGISSEMLASGPIEGCSLLAGERVSRPEAAVPGYQHSSEAMNTHTPQFFIYKIDASNREQRLEDKGETPLDLGDDCSLALVWRNNERLQEFVLVASKELECAEDPGSAGEAARAGHFTLDQCLNLFTRPEVLAPEEAWYCPQCKQHREASKQLLLWRLPNVLIVQLKRFSFRSFIWRDKINDLVEFPVRNLDLSKFCIGQKEEQLPSYDLYAVINHYGGMIGGHYTACARLPNDRSSQRSDVGWRLFDDSTVSTVDESQVVTRYAYVLFYRRRNSPVERPPRAGHSEHHPDLGPAAEAAASQASRIWQELEAEEEMVPEGPGPLGPWGPQDWVGPPPRGPTTPDEGCLRYFVLGTVAALVALVLNVFYPLVSQSRWR, from the exons ATGTCTGGTGGGGCCAGTGCTACAGGCCCAAGGAGAGGGCCCCCAGGATTGGAGGAGACCACTagtaagaagaaacagaaggatcgCGCAAACCAGGAGAGCAAAGATGGAGATCCTAGGAGAG TGTCTACTCCTCGAAAGGAGCAGACCAACGAGG AATTGTTGCTTGATTGGAGACAGAGTGCGGATGAAGTGATTGTCAAGCTGCGAGTGGGAGCGGGTCCTCTGCGTCTGGAGGAAGTAGATGCTGCTTTCACAGACACAGACTGTGTGGTGCGGCTTCCAG ATGGTCGGCAATGGGGCGGTGTCTTCTTTGCAGAAATACAAAGTTCTTGCACCAAAGTGCAGGTTCGGAAAGGGGGTCTCCTACAGTTGGCACTACCCAAGAAGGTGCCTCTGCTCACCTGGCCCTCTCTCTTG AAGAAACCTTTAGGGACCCAAGAGCTGGTGCCAGGGTTGCGGTGTCAGGAGAATGGACAAGAGCTGTCTCCCATTGCCCTGGAGCCAGGCTCTGAGCCCCGCAGAGCTAAACAGGAAGCCCGAAACCAGAAACGGGCTCAGGGCCGTGGTGAGGTAGGCTCAGGAACTGGCTCTGGGGCACAGGCAGGGCCCAGCGCCAAGAGGGCTGTGCATCTCCGCAGAGGGCCAGAAGGGGAAGGGTCCAGGGATAGCCCTGGTCCCCAAGGTGATGCTCCACCCTTTCTGTCTTCTGACCCAGCCACCCAG GTTGAGGTTGAGGAGCAGCTCCATGTACCACCACTGAACCCTCAAACTAGTCTCCTGGGCCCAGAGAAGAATTTAGGCCTCTTGACAAGAGAGAAGACAGTGTCCCCCAGGAATGACCCAGTCTCCCCAGTCATGGTCCGGAGCAGAGACCCTGAAAAGGATGACCATGTCAAAGAGGAGATGGCAGTAGGAGCAGATTCTGCAGCTTTGGTGGATG ACCCAGAGTCCATGGTGAACCTGGCATTTGTCAAGAACGACTCATATGAAAAGGGGCCGGactcagtggtggtgcacgtgtATGTGAAGGAGATCTGCAGGGACACCTCGCGAGTGCTTTTCCGAGAGCAGGACTTCACACTCATCTTCCAGACCAG GGATGGAAATTTCCTGAGGTTGCATCCAGGCTGTGGGCCCCACACCATCTTCCGCTGGCAGGTGAAGCTCAG GAACCTGATTGAGCCAGAGCAGTGTACGTTCTGTTTCACGGCCTCTCGCATTGATATCTGCCTCCGGAAGCGGCAGAGTCAGCGCTGGGGGGGACTGGAGGCCCCGGCTGCACGAG TGGGTGGTGCAAAGGTTGCCGTGCCGACAGGTCCAACCCCTTTGGATTCAACTCCTCCAGGAGGTGCCCCCCACTCCCTCACAGGCCAGGAGGAAGCCAGGGCGGTGGAGAAGGAAAAACCCAAGGCTCGATCTGAGAACACAGGGCTGGATGGTGTGGTGGCCCGAACCCCTTTGGAGCACGTAGCTCCAAAGCCAGAACCACACTTAACCTCG CCCAAACCCACATGTATGGTGCCTCCAATGCCTCACAGTCCGGTGAGTGGAGAtagtgtggaggaggaggaagaggaagagaagaaggtgTGTCCGCCAGGATTTACTGGCCTTGTCAATTTAGGGAACACCTGCTTCATGAATAGTGTCATCCAGTCTCTGTCTAATACTCGGGAACTTCGTGACTTCTTCCACG ATCGATCCTTTGAAGCTGAAATTAACTACAATAACCCACTGGGGACTGGTGGGCGGCTGGCCATTGGCTTTGCTGTGCTGCTCCGGGCCCTATGGAAGGGCACTCATCAAGCCTTTCAGCCCTCCAAGCTAAAG GCCATTGTGGCAAGCAAGGCCAGCCAGTTCACAGGCTATGCACAGCATGACGCCCAAGAGTTCATGGCTTTTTTGTTGGATGGgctgcatgaggacctgaatcgGATCCAAAACAAGCCCTACACAGAGACTGTGGACTCAGATGGGCGTCCTGACGAG GTGGTGGCTGAGGAAGCGTGGCAGCGGCACAAGATGAGGAACGACTCATTCATCGTGGACCTGTTTCAGGGCCAGTACAAGTCGAAGCTCGTGTGCCCTGTGTGTGCCAAG GTCTCCATTACTTTTGACCCGTTCCTTTATCTGCCGGTGCCCTTACCACAAAAGCAAAAGGTTCTCCCCATCTTTTATTTTGCTCGGGAACCCCACAGCAAACCCATCAAG TTTCTGGTGAGTGTTAGCAAGGAGAACTCCAGTGCAAGTGAAGTTTTGGATTCCCTCTCCCAGAGTGTCCATGTGAAGCCTGAGAACCTGCGCCTGGCTGAG GTGATCAAGAATCGTTTCCACCGTGTTTTCTTGCCCTCCCACTCCCTGGACTCTGTGTCTCCAACTGACGTGCTCCTCTGCTTTGAGCTGCTATCCTCAGAGTTGGCTAAGGAGCGGGTAGTGGTGCTAGAGGTGCAGCAG CGCCCCCAGGTACCCAGCATCCCTATCTCCAAGTGTGCAGCCTGTCAGCGGAAGCAGCAATCAGAGGACGAAAAACTGAAGCGTTGTACCCGTTGCTACCGCGTGGGCTACTGCAATCA GTTCTGCCAGAAAACCCATTGGCCTGACCACAAAGGCCTCTGCCGCCCTGAGAACATTGGCTACCCCTTCCTGGTCAGTGTACCTGCCTCACGCCTCACTTATGCCCGTCTTGCTCAGCTACTAGAAGGTTATGCCCG ATACTCCGTGAGTGTGTTCCAACCACCCTTCCAGCCTGGCCGAATGGCCTTGGAGTCACAGAGCCCTGGATGTACCACATTGCTTTCAGCTAgctctctggaggctggagaTAGTGAAAGAGAGCCGATCCAGCCTTCTGAGCTCCAGTTGGTGACTCCCGTGGCTGAGGGGGATACAGGGGCTCCCCGTGTGTGGGCACCCTCTGATCGGTGTCCTGTAGCTAGCTCCAGTGGAATTTCTTCTGAGATGCTGGCCAGTGGGCCTATTGAAGGTTGTTCATTACTTGCTGGTGAGAGGGTGTCCCGGCCTGAAG CTGCTGTGCCTGGGTACCAACACTCAAGTGAAGCCATGAATACCCACACACCCCagtttttcatctataaaattgATGCATCAAACCGAGAGCAGCGGCTTGAGGACAAAG GGGAGACACCATTAGACCTAGGTGATGATTGCAGCCTGGCTCTTGTGTGGCGGAACAATGAACGCCTCCAGGAGTTTGTGTTAGTAGCCTCCAAGGAGCTGGAGTGTGCCGAAGATCCAGGCTCTGCTGGTGAGGCTGCTCGCGCTGGCCACTTCACCCTGGACCAGTGCCTCAACCTCTTTACTCGGCCTGAAGTGCTGGCACCTGAGGAAGCCTG GTACTGCCCACAGTGCAAACAACATCGTGAGGCCTCCAAACAGCTGCTGCTGTGGCGGCTGCCCAATGTGCTCATTGTGCAGCTGAAGCGCTTCTCCTTCCGTAGTTTCATTTGGCGTGACAAGATCAATGATTTGGTGGAGTTCCCTGTTCG GAACCTGGACTTGAGCAAGTTCTGTATCGGCcagaaagaggagcagttgcCTAGCTACGACCTGTATGCTGTCATTAACCATTATGGAGGCATGATTGGTGGCCACTACACTGCCTGTGCACGCCTGCCCAACGATCGCAGTAGCCAGCGCAGTGACGTGG GCTGGCGCTTGTTTGATGACAGCACAGTGTCAACTGTAGACGAGAGCCAGGTCGTGACACGTTATGCCTATGTCCTCTTCTACCGTCGGCGGAACTCTCCTGTGGAGAGACCCCCCAGGGCAGGTCACTCTGAACACCACCCAGACCTAGGCCCTGCAGCTGAAGCTGCTGCCAGCCAG GCTTCCCGGATTTGGCAGGAGCTCGAGGCCGAGGAGGAGATGGTGCCCGAGGGGCCTGGGCCTCTGGGTCCTTGGGGGCCCCAAGACTGGGTGGGGCCCCCACCACGTGGCCCTACCACACCAGACGAGGGCTGCCTCCGATACTTTGTCCTGGGTACCGTGGCGGCTTTGGTGGCCCTTGTGCTCAACGTATTCTATCCTCTGGTATCTCAGAGTCGCTGGAGATGA
- the Usp19 gene encoding ubiquitin carboxyl-terminal hydrolase 19 isoform X2: MSGGASATGPRRGPPGLEETTSKKKQKDRANQESKDGDPRRVSTPRKEQTNEELLLDWRQSADEVIVKLRVGAGPLRLEEVDAAFTDTDCVVRLPDGRQWGGVFFAEIQSSCTKVQVRKGGLLQLALPKKVPLLTWPSLLKPLGTQELVPGLRCQENGQELSPIALEPGSEPRRAKQEARNQKRAQGRGEVGSGTGSGAQAGPSAKRAVHLRRGPEGEGSRDSPGPQGDAPPFLSSDPATQVEVEEQLHVPPLNPQTSLLGPEKNLGLLTREKTVSPRNDPVSPVMVRSRDPEKDDHVKEEMAVGADSAALVDDPESMVNLAFVKNDSYEKGPDSVVVHVYVKEICRDTSRVLFREQDFTLIFQTRDGNFLRLHPGCGPHTIFRWQVKLRNLIEPEQCTFCFTASRIDICLRKRQSQRWGGLEAPAARGAVGGAKVAVPTGPTPLDSTPPGGAPHSLTGQEEARAVEKEKPKARSENTGLDGVVARTPLEHVAPKPEPHLTSPKPTCMVPPMPHSPVSGDSVEEEEEEEKKVCPPGFTGLVNLGNTCFMNSVIQSLSNTRELRDFFHDRSFEAEINYNNPLGTGGRLAIGFAVLLRALWKGTHQAFQPSKLKAIVASKASQFTGYAQHDAQEFMAFLLDGLHEDLNRIQNKPYTETVDSDGRPDEVVAEEAWQRHKMRNDSFIVDLFQGQYKSKLVCPVCAKVSITFDPFLYLPVPLPQKQKVLPIFYFAREPHSKPIKFLVSVSKENSSASEVLDSLSQSVHVKPENLRLAEVIKNRFHRVFLPSHSLDSVSPTDVLLCFELLSSELAKERVVVLEVQQRPQVPSIPISKCAACQRKQQSEDEKLKRCTRCYRVGYCNQFCQKTHWPDHKGLCRPENIGYPFLVSVPASRLTYARLAQLLEGYARYSVSVFQPPFQPGRMALESQSPGCTTLLSASSLEAGDSEREPIQPSELQLVTPVAEGDTGAPRVWAPSDRCPVASSSGISSEMLASGPIEGCSLLAGERVSRPEAAVPGYQHSSEAMNTHTPQFFIYKIDASNREQRLEDKGETPLDLGDDCSLALVWRNNERLQEFVLVASKELECAEDPGSAGEAARAGHFTLDQCLNLFTRPEVLAPEEAWYCPQCKQHREASKQLLLWRLPNVLIVQLKRFSFRSFIWRDKINDLVEFPVRNLDLSKFCIGQKEEQLPSYDLYAVINHYGGMIGGHYTACARLPNDRSSQRSDVGWRLFDDSTVSTVDESQVVTRYAYVLFYRRRNSPVERPPRAGHSEHHPDLGPAAEAAASQASRIWQELEAEEEMVPEGPGPLGPWGPQDWVGPPPRGPTTPDEGCLRYFVLGTVAALVALVLNVFYPLVSQSRWR; this comes from the exons ATGTCTGGTGGGGCCAGTGCTACAGGCCCAAGGAGAGGGCCCCCAGGATTGGAGGAGACCACTagtaagaagaaacagaaggatcgCGCAAACCAGGAGAGCAAAGATGGAGATCCTAGGAGAG TGTCTACTCCTCGAAAGGAGCAGACCAACGAGG AATTGTTGCTTGATTGGAGACAGAGTGCGGATGAAGTGATTGTCAAGCTGCGAGTGGGAGCGGGTCCTCTGCGTCTGGAGGAAGTAGATGCTGCTTTCACAGACACAGACTGTGTGGTGCGGCTTCCAG ATGGTCGGCAATGGGGCGGTGTCTTCTTTGCAGAAATACAAAGTTCTTGCACCAAAGTGCAGGTTCGGAAAGGGGGTCTCCTACAGTTGGCACTACCCAAGAAGGTGCCTCTGCTCACCTGGCCCTCTCTCTTG AAACCTTTAGGGACCCAAGAGCTGGTGCCAGGGTTGCGGTGTCAGGAGAATGGACAAGAGCTGTCTCCCATTGCCCTGGAGCCAGGCTCTGAGCCCCGCAGAGCTAAACAGGAAGCCCGAAACCAGAAACGGGCTCAGGGCCGTGGTGAGGTAGGCTCAGGAACTGGCTCTGGGGCACAGGCAGGGCCCAGCGCCAAGAGGGCTGTGCATCTCCGCAGAGGGCCAGAAGGGGAAGGGTCCAGGGATAGCCCTGGTCCCCAAGGTGATGCTCCACCCTTTCTGTCTTCTGACCCAGCCACCCAG GTTGAGGTTGAGGAGCAGCTCCATGTACCACCACTGAACCCTCAAACTAGTCTCCTGGGCCCAGAGAAGAATTTAGGCCTCTTGACAAGAGAGAAGACAGTGTCCCCCAGGAATGACCCAGTCTCCCCAGTCATGGTCCGGAGCAGAGACCCTGAAAAGGATGACCATGTCAAAGAGGAGATGGCAGTAGGAGCAGATTCTGCAGCTTTGGTGGATG ACCCAGAGTCCATGGTGAACCTGGCATTTGTCAAGAACGACTCATATGAAAAGGGGCCGGactcagtggtggtgcacgtgtATGTGAAGGAGATCTGCAGGGACACCTCGCGAGTGCTTTTCCGAGAGCAGGACTTCACACTCATCTTCCAGACCAG GGATGGAAATTTCCTGAGGTTGCATCCAGGCTGTGGGCCCCACACCATCTTCCGCTGGCAGGTGAAGCTCAG GAACCTGATTGAGCCAGAGCAGTGTACGTTCTGTTTCACGGCCTCTCGCATTGATATCTGCCTCCGGAAGCGGCAGAGTCAGCGCTGGGGGGGACTGGAGGCCCCGGCTGCACGAG GTGCAGTGGGTGGTGCAAAGGTTGCCGTGCCGACAGGTCCAACCCCTTTGGATTCAACTCCTCCAGGAGGTGCCCCCCACTCCCTCACAGGCCAGGAGGAAGCCAGGGCGGTGGAGAAGGAAAAACCCAAGGCTCGATCTGAGAACACAGGGCTGGATGGTGTGGTGGCCCGAACCCCTTTGGAGCACGTAGCTCCAAAGCCAGAACCACACTTAACCTCG CCCAAACCCACATGTATGGTGCCTCCAATGCCTCACAGTCCGGTGAGTGGAGAtagtgtggaggaggaggaagaggaagagaagaaggtgTGTCCGCCAGGATTTACTGGCCTTGTCAATTTAGGGAACACCTGCTTCATGAATAGTGTCATCCAGTCTCTGTCTAATACTCGGGAACTTCGTGACTTCTTCCACG ATCGATCCTTTGAAGCTGAAATTAACTACAATAACCCACTGGGGACTGGTGGGCGGCTGGCCATTGGCTTTGCTGTGCTGCTCCGGGCCCTATGGAAGGGCACTCATCAAGCCTTTCAGCCCTCCAAGCTAAAG GCCATTGTGGCAAGCAAGGCCAGCCAGTTCACAGGCTATGCACAGCATGACGCCCAAGAGTTCATGGCTTTTTTGTTGGATGGgctgcatgaggacctgaatcgGATCCAAAACAAGCCCTACACAGAGACTGTGGACTCAGATGGGCGTCCTGACGAG GTGGTGGCTGAGGAAGCGTGGCAGCGGCACAAGATGAGGAACGACTCATTCATCGTGGACCTGTTTCAGGGCCAGTACAAGTCGAAGCTCGTGTGCCCTGTGTGTGCCAAG GTCTCCATTACTTTTGACCCGTTCCTTTATCTGCCGGTGCCCTTACCACAAAAGCAAAAGGTTCTCCCCATCTTTTATTTTGCTCGGGAACCCCACAGCAAACCCATCAAG TTTCTGGTGAGTGTTAGCAAGGAGAACTCCAGTGCAAGTGAAGTTTTGGATTCCCTCTCCCAGAGTGTCCATGTGAAGCCTGAGAACCTGCGCCTGGCTGAG GTGATCAAGAATCGTTTCCACCGTGTTTTCTTGCCCTCCCACTCCCTGGACTCTGTGTCTCCAACTGACGTGCTCCTCTGCTTTGAGCTGCTATCCTCAGAGTTGGCTAAGGAGCGGGTAGTGGTGCTAGAGGTGCAGCAG CGCCCCCAGGTACCCAGCATCCCTATCTCCAAGTGTGCAGCCTGTCAGCGGAAGCAGCAATCAGAGGACGAAAAACTGAAGCGTTGTACCCGTTGCTACCGCGTGGGCTACTGCAATCA GTTCTGCCAGAAAACCCATTGGCCTGACCACAAAGGCCTCTGCCGCCCTGAGAACATTGGCTACCCCTTCCTGGTCAGTGTACCTGCCTCACGCCTCACTTATGCCCGTCTTGCTCAGCTACTAGAAGGTTATGCCCG ATACTCCGTGAGTGTGTTCCAACCACCCTTCCAGCCTGGCCGAATGGCCTTGGAGTCACAGAGCCCTGGATGTACCACATTGCTTTCAGCTAgctctctggaggctggagaTAGTGAAAGAGAGCCGATCCAGCCTTCTGAGCTCCAGTTGGTGACTCCCGTGGCTGAGGGGGATACAGGGGCTCCCCGTGTGTGGGCACCCTCTGATCGGTGTCCTGTAGCTAGCTCCAGTGGAATTTCTTCTGAGATGCTGGCCAGTGGGCCTATTGAAGGTTGTTCATTACTTGCTGGTGAGAGGGTGTCCCGGCCTGAAG CTGCTGTGCCTGGGTACCAACACTCAAGTGAAGCCATGAATACCCACACACCCCagtttttcatctataaaattgATGCATCAAACCGAGAGCAGCGGCTTGAGGACAAAG GGGAGACACCATTAGACCTAGGTGATGATTGCAGCCTGGCTCTTGTGTGGCGGAACAATGAACGCCTCCAGGAGTTTGTGTTAGTAGCCTCCAAGGAGCTGGAGTGTGCCGAAGATCCAGGCTCTGCTGGTGAGGCTGCTCGCGCTGGCCACTTCACCCTGGACCAGTGCCTCAACCTCTTTACTCGGCCTGAAGTGCTGGCACCTGAGGAAGCCTG GTACTGCCCACAGTGCAAACAACATCGTGAGGCCTCCAAACAGCTGCTGCTGTGGCGGCTGCCCAATGTGCTCATTGTGCAGCTGAAGCGCTTCTCCTTCCGTAGTTTCATTTGGCGTGACAAGATCAATGATTTGGTGGAGTTCCCTGTTCG GAACCTGGACTTGAGCAAGTTCTGTATCGGCcagaaagaggagcagttgcCTAGCTACGACCTGTATGCTGTCATTAACCATTATGGAGGCATGATTGGTGGCCACTACACTGCCTGTGCACGCCTGCCCAACGATCGCAGTAGCCAGCGCAGTGACGTGG GCTGGCGCTTGTTTGATGACAGCACAGTGTCAACTGTAGACGAGAGCCAGGTCGTGACACGTTATGCCTATGTCCTCTTCTACCGTCGGCGGAACTCTCCTGTGGAGAGACCCCCCAGGGCAGGTCACTCTGAACACCACCCAGACCTAGGCCCTGCAGCTGAAGCTGCTGCCAGCCAG GCTTCCCGGATTTGGCAGGAGCTCGAGGCCGAGGAGGAGATGGTGCCCGAGGGGCCTGGGCCTCTGGGTCCTTGGGGGCCCCAAGACTGGGTGGGGCCCCCACCACGTGGCCCTACCACACCAGACGAGGGCTGCCTCCGATACTTTGTCCTGGGTACCGTGGCGGCTTTGGTGGCCCTTGTGCTCAACGTATTCTATCCTCTGGTATCTCAGAGTCGCTGGAGATGA